The Planctomycetaceae bacterium nucleotide sequence TTGCGCAGGGCGTTGGTCGTCTCGACCGTGCCGGGGATGATGTCGGCGTAGTCGCCGATGCACTTGACCTGCAGCGGCTGGAAGACCTCGAACATCTTCTGCACGTCAGCGTCGGAGCAAGGCTTGCCGTGGACGGCCTTCCACTGGGCGGCCACTTCGTCGATGCGCGCAATGGCCTTGATGTGCTCGTTCTTCTGCAGACCCATCGGGGCGCGGGCCTGGTCCATCGTGATCTCGACGCCAAACTGCTTGAAGACCTCGATGAACACTACGGCCGGGGCGTAGCAGCCGTAGTCGACGGTCGTGCCGGCCCAGTCGAAGATGACCATCTTAACGGGCCCGCGGTATGTCCTCTTGTACACGAAGTCCATTGTTGGCTCCTTTTCAGTCAGTGATATCTTCTCTGTTTATCTCACCGCAGAGTTCGCAGAGGACGCGGAGATGTCGGAAGGATGGAATAATGGAATGTTGGAATGGTGGGAAAGAAAGTCCATCAGACCCCCCAATATTCCATCCTTCCATCATTCCTTCTTTCCTTTCCTCTGCGTTCTCTGCGATCTCTGCGGTGAATCGCTTCTACAGCTTCACGCCCATCTGGGCGATCGTCTCGCGGATCACGCCCAGCAGGTCTTGTACGTCCGAGGGGAAGATGCGGCCGATATTTCCGATGCGGAAACAGTCGGCGTTGGAGACCTTGCCGGGATAAATCACGTAGTCGCGCTCGTTGAGCTTTTCGTAGAAGGCCTCGAAGTCGAAGTTCGGGTCCTTGGGGTACACGAACGAGGTGATGATGTAGCCCTGGTCAGCGGCGGGCAGGTATTCCTTGAAGCCCATCTGCCGCATGCCGGCCACCAGCGTGTCGTAGTTGGACTTGTACCGCGCCGCGCGTCCGGGCACGCCGCCCTCGGCTTCGAGTTCGGCCAGCGCCTGCCGGAAGGCGATCATCGCGTGGGTCGGGGGCGTGAAGCGGAATTGCCCGTTCTTCTCGAAGCCCTGGTACTGGTCGAGCAGGTCCAGGCTCAGGCTGCGGGCGTAGCCCTTGGTCGCCAGCAGGCTCTCGATGCGGCAGACGGCGAAGGAGAAGCCCGGCACGCCTTCGATGCACTTGTTGGCCGAGGAGACCAGGTAGTCGATCTGGCATTCTTCCAGCGACAGCGGGACGGCGCCGAAACTGCTCATGCCGTCGACGAAGTATTTCGCGCCGGCCTTCTTGACGACCGCGCCGATTTCCTTGATAGGGTTGATGATGCCGGTGGTGGTCTCGCAGTGGACGACGGCCACGTTCGTCACGCCGGGGTTGGCCTTGAGGGCTTCGGCGACCTTGACCGGGTCGACCTTAATGTTCTCGGGGAACTCGACGGGGATCGTGTCGATCTTGAGGACCTTACCCATCTTGGCGATACGGTGGCCGTACGCGCCGTTGATGAGCACCATGAACTTGCCGTTTGGCGGGGTGGTCGAGCCGACGACGGCCTCGAGGGCGAACGTGCCGCTGCCCTGGACAATGACGGTGGTGTACTTGTCGGTGGACGCCTGCCCGACGGCGACGAGCCCGTCGCGGATGTCCTTGATGAGGCTGATGAATTCGAAGTCGCGGCTGCCCAGGTCGCGCAGCAGCGCCTGCTTGACGGTGCGGCTGGTGGTCAGTGGTCCTGGCGTGAAGAGGATTTTGTCTTTCCAACCCGAGATTGATTTCCGGCTCTGCATGTGCGATCTCTCCAAAGCAGTCTTGGGCGACTGACGACGGGTGCCAGCATACTGGCGCAGATTTGAGCAGGCAAATGATTTCGGCGTCGGATTGCCCTTTACGGCAGCGAGCGCCCTGGCTATCGTAGGGCGGCATTTGCGGGCACAGGAAGAGGAGACGTCTTTTGAACCACAACGTTCCCCGCGCCACTCTCCGAGCCAAAGGCCTTCATCCCAAACAGGGGCTGGCCTTTTTCAGCATGGCGATCCTGTACCTGTTCTATTATTTCTGCAAGTACAACCTCGGCCCGGCCACCGATGACATTCAAAATGAGTTCGGCATCAGCAGTGCGGCGTTCGGGTGGGTAATGACCACGTTCACACTGGTCTACGCCGGCGGGCAGTTCATCAACGGGTTCCTGGGCGATCGGTACGGACCCAAGAATATCCTGATCCTGGGCGGGCTGGGCAGCGTGATCGCCAACTTGTATTTCGGCATCTCGGCGTCGCTGACATTCTTTGTGCTCTTCTGGGCGATGAACGGCTATTTCTCTTCCTGCGGATGGGCGCCGGGCTCCCGCATCCTGTTCAACTGGTTCCCCGAGAAGCGATGGGGAACGTACATGGGCATCTACAACGCCCTGTGCTACACCGGTGGAGCCATCGTGACCATCGTGGCGGGTTTCGCCATTTCCTATCTCGGTTGGCGCGGCGCGTTTTCCATCCCAGCCGCCTTCCTGCTGGTCATGACGCTGGTGTTCATGATTGTCGGCAAGAACAAACCTCAGGACGCGGGCCTCCAGCCGGAATGGGAGCAACCGCACAGCGGCGACCAACCGGTTCGGCGAACCGGGGCGAAGGAGTACTGGGCGGCCTTCAGTAATTACAGGATGATTCTGGCTTACGTATCGGGGTTCGGTGCGAATTTCGTGCGGTGGGGGATCATCACGTGGATGGTCAAGATCCTCAAGGTGCATGTCAGCGAGGGCGGGTTCGGCATTCCTCTGATCATCGCCGGCATCATCGCCTCGCTGGCTCATTGGGGCGGGGCTTTCTTCTCGATTGTCCTGGGCGTGGTCACCGACCGGGTGTTCAAAGGCATGCGATGGCAGACGATCACCATTGGATTTGTTCTGGCGGCCCTTCCCTTGTTCTATATCGCCCAGGGGCCCAAGACCATCACCGGCGCGACGCTCTGGACCGTCTGGGTGCCGCCTGAGAAAGCCAAAACAGTCGCCCGGAAGCCGCAGACGGCGCCGGCGACGCCCAAGACCGCCCCTGCCGCCACCGCCATGGCCGCGACCGAGAGAACTGCCGCGACGGAACCCGCCAAAGTTCCCGTGCCCATCACCACCGGAATCTTGCTGCTGTCGCTGGCGATGTTCCTCTCCGGCGGGCTGATTCAGGCCGTGCAGACGCCGCTGTTCGACTTGCCCGGCGACATCCTGGGCAAGGAACTCAGCGGCACGGGCGTGGGGATTCTCGACGGCTGGATGTATGTCGGAGCGTCCTTTGCCGGGGTATTCCTGGGATGGTGGCTGGATTCCTTCGGGTTGCTCGCCGGCGTGACGCTGATGGCGTTTGTCAGCGTCGCCAGCGGACTGGTGATCATCCCGATCCGGAAATAGCTGCCGGGTTGGTTGAATCGTTACCCTTGTTTCTGGGGCGCGTGCTTCTTGTATCGAAAGGGAAGCTATGAATGAGCCACCACCTCGTCCACCTGTCCCGCCTGCACTTCCTTCAGAAGTATGGCCGCCACTGCCGCCATCGGCTCTGCCGCCGCCGCTACCGGGGATGGCAAAGAAACGCAAACGCTGGCCGTGGTTGATTGCCGCGGCGGGCGTCGCGGCGCTGGTGGCGATTATCGTCTGCCTTTTTCCCTCTGCTGATGAGCGCCGGGCAACCTTCCTCG carries:
- a CDS encoding MFS transporter, which gives rise to MNHNVPRATLRAKGLHPKQGLAFFSMAILYLFYYFCKYNLGPATDDIQNEFGISSAAFGWVMTTFTLVYAGGQFINGFLGDRYGPKNILILGGLGSVIANLYFGISASLTFFVLFWAMNGYFSSCGWAPGSRILFNWFPEKRWGTYMGIYNALCYTGGAIVTIVAGFAISYLGWRGAFSIPAAFLLVMTLVFMIVGKNKPQDAGLQPEWEQPHSGDQPVRRTGAKEYWAAFSNYRMILAYVSGFGANFVRWGIITWMVKILKVHVSEGGFGIPLIIAGIIASLAHWGGAFFSIVLGVVTDRVFKGMRWQTITIGFVLAALPLFYIAQGPKTITGATLWTVWVPPEKAKTVARKPQTAPATPKTAPAATAMAATERTAATEPAKVPVPITTGILLLSLAMFLSGGLIQAVQTPLFDLPGDILGKELSGTGVGILDGWMYVGASFAGVFLGWWLDSFGLLAGVTLMAFVSVASGLVIIPIRK
- a CDS encoding 2-aminoethylphosphonate--pyruvate transaminase; protein product: MQSRKSISGWKDKILFTPGPLTTSRTVKQALLRDLGSRDFEFISLIKDIRDGLVAVGQASTDKYTTVIVQGSGTFALEAVVGSTTPPNGKFMVLINGAYGHRIAKMGKVLKIDTIPVEFPENIKVDPVKVAEALKANPGVTNVAVVHCETTTGIINPIKEIGAVVKKAGAKYFVDGMSSFGAVPLSLEECQIDYLVSSANKCIEGVPGFSFAVCRIESLLATKGYARSLSLDLLDQYQGFEKNGQFRFTPPTHAMIAFRQALAELEAEGGVPGRAARYKSNYDTLVAGMRQMGFKEYLPAADQGYIITSFVYPKDPNFDFEAFYEKLNERDYVIYPGKVSNADCFRIGNIGRIFPSDVQDLLGVIRETIAQMGVKL